In Electrophorus electricus isolate fEleEle1 chromosome 6, fEleEle1.pri, whole genome shotgun sequence, a single genomic region encodes these proteins:
- the LOC113582270 gene encoding olfactory receptor 6N1-like: MNTTKAVTYFIIEGLKDKYFILFSVFLIIYLLVLGGNSMIMYLVRTDCRLNSPMYYFLDNLSFCDMIYTTVTIPNMLSGFLVEVKTISKTGCLVQMYVFLSMSVTGRALLTVMAFDRYLAICHPLRYTSVMTRKVCFLLIFLAWFFGWILPLPSLILAVPLPFCGPNIVKHIFCDHSSLVSLACTNTTNNNLISLIFALYGLIGTFLLILASYISIGKTIIRMGSAEQLKAFGTCGSHLIVVCISYVSASCVYISYRVTMFDSEVRLVFVVLYSVLTPLLNPFIYSLRNKELQDAFKRAFSRCNTVSHTSNCVRKAVPSIS, translated from the coding sequence ATGAACACAACCAAGGCagtaacatattttattattgaaggTTTGAAggacaaatattttattctgttttctgtcttcCTAATAATATATCTTCTTGTACTGGGGGGAAACAGTATGATTATGTATCTCGTCAGAACAGACTGCAGACTGAATTCACCTATGTACTATTTCCTGGACAATCTGTCCTTCTGTGACATGATCTACACTACAGTGACTATTCCAAACATGCTGTCAGGATTTCTAGTTGAAGTTAAAACCATTTCTAAAACAGGATGCCTTGtacaaatgtatgtttttctttccatgaGTGTAACAGGACGTGCTTTGCTAACAGTTATGGCTTTTGATAGGTACTTAGCTATCTGTCATCCTTTACGCTACACATCAGTTATGACTAGgaaggtttgttttttgctcataTTTTTGGCATGGTTCTTTGGATGGATCCTGCCTCTCCCTTCCCTGATTTTAGCAGTGCCACTGCCATTCTGTGGGCCCAACATAGTTAAACATATTTTCTGTGATCACAGCTCACTTGTTAGCCTGGCTTGTACTAACACTACAAATAACAACTTAATTTCACTAATCTTTGCTTTATATGGCCTTATTGGTACTTTCCTGCTAATTCTGGCATCATACATCAGCATTGGGAAAACCATAATCAGAATGGGCTCAGCTGAACAACTGAAAGCTTTTGGTACTTGTGGCTCCCACCTGATAGTGGTCTGTATCTCTTATGTGTCAGCCTCCTGTGTGTACATCTCTTACCGAGTGACCATGTTTGACTCAGAAGTAcgtttggtttttgttgtgcTTTACTCTGTACTGACTCCCCTGCTGAACCCCTTCATTTACAGCTTAAGGAATAAAGAGCTGCAGGATGCATTTAAAAGGGCCTTCAGCAGATGcaacacagtctcacacacaagTAATTGTGTCAGGAAAGCTGTGCCCTCTATCTCATGA